From Vitis vinifera cultivar Pinot Noir 40024 chromosome 5, ASM3070453v1, the proteins below share one genomic window:
- the LOC100250267 gene encoding protein PHR1-LIKE 2 isoform X2 — protein MPFALLISFPTYQHPNHPFEAAVSPLFDTFRGSQPRKSSTFNFLVSHFLREMYSAIHSLPLDGGVAHADFQGSLDGTNLPGDACLVLTTDPKPRLRWTAELHERFVDAVTQLGGPDKATPKTIMRTMGVKGLTLYHLKSHLQKYRLGKQSCKELTDNSSCIAESQDTGSSSTSSSRMIPQDLNDGYQVTEALRVQMEVQRRLHEQLEVQRHLQLRIEAQGKYLQSILEKACKALKDQAAATAGLEAAREELSELQIKVSNDCEGMNPLETIKMPCLSEIAAALENKNAVNVPARIGDCSVDSCLTSSGSPISPMGASSRGAVMKKRSRPLFTGGSSLALENNMRQDVEWMMTNMG, from the exons ATGCCTTTTGCCTTGTTAATCTCATTTCCCACATATCAACACCCAAACCATCCATTTGAAGCAGCCGTTTCTCCTCTCTTCGACACTTTTCGGGGCTCCCAGCCCCGAAAATCTTCGACTTTTAACTTCCTGGTCTCTCATTTTCTCCGCGAAATGTACTCTGCAATTCATTCCCTTCCGCTCGACGGAGGCGTCGCCCACGCCGACTTCCAGGGCTCTCTCGACGGCACCAATCTGCCCGGCGATGCTTGCTTGGTTCTCACCACCGATCCCAAGCCCCGCCTCCGCTGGACCGCCGAGCTCCACGAGCGATTTGTTGATGCTGTTACTCAACTCGGTGGCCCCGATA AAGCAACTCCAAAGACCATCATGAGAACAATGGGGGTAAAAGGCCTCACCCTTTATCATTTGAAGTCGCATCTTCAG AAATACCGGTTGGGGAAGCAATCATGCAAGGAGTTAACTGACAACT CATCTTGCATTGCAGAGAGTCAAGACACTGGTTCATCTTCAACATCATCATCAAGAATGATACCTCAAGACTTGAATGA TGGTTATCAGGTTACTGAGGCTTTGCGTGTTCAAATGGAAGTTCAAAGAAGACTGCATGAACAGCTGGAG GTTCAGCGCCATCTTCAACTTAGGATTGAAGCACAAGGCAAATACCTGCAGTCAATACTTGAGAAAGCCTGCAAAGCTCTCAAAGATCAGGCTGCAGCAACTGCAGGGCTTGAAGCTGCTAGGGAAGAGCTCTCTGAACTACAGATCAAGGTCTCCAATGATTGTGAAGGGATGAACCCACTTGAGACCATAAAAATGCCTTGTCTATCTGAAATTGCAGCAGctctagaaaacaaaaatgcagTGAATGTCCCAGCCAGAATTGGTGACTGCTCTGTGGACAGCTGCTTGACGTCAAGTGGGAGCCCAATTTCTCCAATGGGTGCAAGTTCACGGGGTGCAGTGATGAAAAAGAGGTCAAGGCCCTTGTTTACTGGTGGAAGCTCCTTGGCTTTGGAGAACAACATGCGGCAAGACGTAGAGTGGATGATGACCAATATGGGATGA
- the LOC100250267 gene encoding protein PHR1-LIKE 2 isoform X1, with protein sequence MPFALLISFPTYQHPNHPFEAAVSPLFDTFRGSQPRKSSTFNFLVSHFLREMYSAIHSLPLDGGVAHADFQGSLDGTNLPGDACLVLTTDPKPRLRWTAELHERFVDAVTQLGGPDKATPKTIMRTMGVKGLTLYHLKSHLQKYRLGKQSCKELTDNCKEASCIAESQDTGSSSTSSSRMIPQDLNDGYQVTEALRVQMEVQRRLHEQLEVQRHLQLRIEAQGKYLQSILEKACKALKDQAAATAGLEAAREELSELQIKVSNDCEGMNPLETIKMPCLSEIAAALENKNAVNVPARIGDCSVDSCLTSSGSPISPMGASSRGAVMKKRSRPLFTGGSSLALENNMRQDVEWMMTNMG encoded by the exons ATGCCTTTTGCCTTGTTAATCTCATTTCCCACATATCAACACCCAAACCATCCATTTGAAGCAGCCGTTTCTCCTCTCTTCGACACTTTTCGGGGCTCCCAGCCCCGAAAATCTTCGACTTTTAACTTCCTGGTCTCTCATTTTCTCCGCGAAATGTACTCTGCAATTCATTCCCTTCCGCTCGACGGAGGCGTCGCCCACGCCGACTTCCAGGGCTCTCTCGACGGCACCAATCTGCCCGGCGATGCTTGCTTGGTTCTCACCACCGATCCCAAGCCCCGCCTCCGCTGGACCGCCGAGCTCCACGAGCGATTTGTTGATGCTGTTACTCAACTCGGTGGCCCCGATA AAGCAACTCCAAAGACCATCATGAGAACAATGGGGGTAAAAGGCCTCACCCTTTATCATTTGAAGTCGCATCTTCAG AAATACCGGTTGGGGAAGCAATCATGCAAGGAGTTAACTGACAACTGTAAGGAGG CATCTTGCATTGCAGAGAGTCAAGACACTGGTTCATCTTCAACATCATCATCAAGAATGATACCTCAAGACTTGAATGA TGGTTATCAGGTTACTGAGGCTTTGCGTGTTCAAATGGAAGTTCAAAGAAGACTGCATGAACAGCTGGAG GTTCAGCGCCATCTTCAACTTAGGATTGAAGCACAAGGCAAATACCTGCAGTCAATACTTGAGAAAGCCTGCAAAGCTCTCAAAGATCAGGCTGCAGCAACTGCAGGGCTTGAAGCTGCTAGGGAAGAGCTCTCTGAACTACAGATCAAGGTCTCCAATGATTGTGAAGGGATGAACCCACTTGAGACCATAAAAATGCCTTGTCTATCTGAAATTGCAGCAGctctagaaaacaaaaatgcagTGAATGTCCCAGCCAGAATTGGTGACTGCTCTGTGGACAGCTGCTTGACGTCAAGTGGGAGCCCAATTTCTCCAATGGGTGCAAGTTCACGGGGTGCAGTGATGAAAAAGAGGTCAAGGCCCTTGTTTACTGGTGGAAGCTCCTTGGCTTTGGAGAACAACATGCGGCAAGACGTAGAGTGGATGATGACCAATATGGGATGA
- the LOC100252046 gene encoding probable calcium-binding protein CML22 isoform X2: MKQSVGTFYPRTALKSFSSKVGVMLFRCGSSNKYKKLDAKLERKMMEVKRNTSGRNNFRSFDSIIMRFPQFKEGLKNIRDEDSNGIIDHEELKKCLQKLQLHLTEQEIDDLFCSCDADGSQGIQFNEFIVILCLIYLLMEPSTSTHPTSKMGSPQLEATFDTIVEAFLFLDNNGDGKLNKRDMVKALNEASPCEKSSAHITRTRFKEMDGNRSGKAGFRDFLFALTDWVGLDGDEEIPISGS, translated from the exons ATGAAACAATCAGTGG GCACATTTTACCCTCGCACTGCTCTGAAGTCCTTTTCCAGCAAAGTAGGAGTCATGCTTTTCCGCTGTGGTTCCTCAAACAAGTACAAGAAGTTGGATGCAAAGCTTgaaaggaaaatgatggaagTCAAGAGAAACACATCAGGGCGTAACAATTTCAGATCATTTGACAGCATAATCATGAGGTTCCCTCAATTCAAAGAGGGATTGAAAAATATAAGAG ATGAAGACTCCAATGGGATTATTGACCATGAGGAACTAAAGAAATGCCTACAGAAACTGCAACTCCATCTTACAGAACAAGAAATTGATGATCTTTTCTGTTCCTGTGATGCTGATGGGAGTCAAGGGATACAATTCAATGAGTTCATTGTTATTCTGTGTCTCATCTATCTCCTAATGGAACCTTCCACCTCTACTCATCCT ACATCAAAGATGGGTTCACCACAGCTCGAAGCCACATTTGATACAATAGTTGAAGCATTCTTGTTTCTTGATAACAATGGTGATGGAAAGCTGAACAAAAGGGACATGGTCAAGGCTTTGAATGAGGCTTCTCCCTGCGAGAAATCATCTGCACATATTACTAGGACACGATTCA AAGAAATGGATGGGAACAGGAGTGGGAAGGCTGGCTTCAGGGATTTCCTCTTTGCTCTTACTGACTGGGTTGGACTTGATGGTGATGAGGAAATTCCTATATCAGGAAGTTAA
- the LOC100252046 gene encoding probable calcium-binding protein CML22 isoform X1, whose protein sequence is MKQSVGTFYPRTALKSFSSKVGVMLFRCGSSNKYKKLDAKLERKMMEVKRNTSGRNNFRSFDSIIMRFPQFKEGLKNIRGVFAQYDEDSNGIIDHEELKKCLQKLQLHLTEQEIDDLFCSCDADGSQGIQFNEFIVILCLIYLLMEPSTSTHPTSKMGSPQLEATFDTIVEAFLFLDNNGDGKLNKRDMVKALNEASPCEKSSAHITRTRFKEMDGNRSGKAGFRDFLFALTDWVGLDGDEEIPISGS, encoded by the exons ATGAAACAATCAGTGG GCACATTTTACCCTCGCACTGCTCTGAAGTCCTTTTCCAGCAAAGTAGGAGTCATGCTTTTCCGCTGTGGTTCCTCAAACAAGTACAAGAAGTTGGATGCAAAGCTTgaaaggaaaatgatggaagTCAAGAGAAACACATCAGGGCGTAACAATTTCAGATCATTTGACAGCATAATCATGAGGTTCCCTCAATTCAAAGAGGGATTGAAAAATATAAGAGGTGTGTTTGCACAGTATG ATGAAGACTCCAATGGGATTATTGACCATGAGGAACTAAAGAAATGCCTACAGAAACTGCAACTCCATCTTACAGAACAAGAAATTGATGATCTTTTCTGTTCCTGTGATGCTGATGGGAGTCAAGGGATACAATTCAATGAGTTCATTGTTATTCTGTGTCTCATCTATCTCCTAATGGAACCTTCCACCTCTACTCATCCT ACATCAAAGATGGGTTCACCACAGCTCGAAGCCACATTTGATACAATAGTTGAAGCATTCTTGTTTCTTGATAACAATGGTGATGGAAAGCTGAACAAAAGGGACATGGTCAAGGCTTTGAATGAGGCTTCTCCCTGCGAGAAATCATCTGCACATATTACTAGGACACGATTCA AAGAAATGGATGGGAACAGGAGTGGGAAGGCTGGCTTCAGGGATTTCCTCTTTGCTCTTACTGACTGGGTTGGACTTGATGGTGATGAGGAAATTCCTATATCAGGAAGTTAA
- the LOC100252046 gene encoding probable calcium-binding protein CML22 isoform X3 — MLFRCGSSNKYKKLDAKLERKMMEVKRNTSGRNNFRSFDSIIMRFPQFKEGLKNIRGVFAQYDEDSNGIIDHEELKKCLQKLQLHLTEQEIDDLFCSCDADGSQGIQFNEFIVILCLIYLLMEPSTSTHPTSKMGSPQLEATFDTIVEAFLFLDNNGDGKLNKRDMVKALNEASPCEKSSAHITRTRFKEMDGNRSGKAGFRDFLFALTDWVGLDGDEEIPISGS; from the exons ATGCTTTTCCGCTGTGGTTCCTCAAACAAGTACAAGAAGTTGGATGCAAAGCTTgaaaggaaaatgatggaagTCAAGAGAAACACATCAGGGCGTAACAATTTCAGATCATTTGACAGCATAATCATGAGGTTCCCTCAATTCAAAGAGGGATTGAAAAATATAAGAGGTGTGTTTGCACAGTATG ATGAAGACTCCAATGGGATTATTGACCATGAGGAACTAAAGAAATGCCTACAGAAACTGCAACTCCATCTTACAGAACAAGAAATTGATGATCTTTTCTGTTCCTGTGATGCTGATGGGAGTCAAGGGATACAATTCAATGAGTTCATTGTTATTCTGTGTCTCATCTATCTCCTAATGGAACCTTCCACCTCTACTCATCCT ACATCAAAGATGGGTTCACCACAGCTCGAAGCCACATTTGATACAATAGTTGAAGCATTCTTGTTTCTTGATAACAATGGTGATGGAAAGCTGAACAAAAGGGACATGGTCAAGGCTTTGAATGAGGCTTCTCCCTGCGAGAAATCATCTGCACATATTACTAGGACACGATTCA AAGAAATGGATGGGAACAGGAGTGGGAAGGCTGGCTTCAGGGATTTCCTCTTTGCTCTTACTGACTGGGTTGGACTTGATGGTGATGAGGAAATTCCTATATCAGGAAGTTAA
- the LOC100257175 gene encoding receptor like protein kinase S.2, with translation MQCLNRICFILPPELNDIHPLDHHVSTEKQNPNRGRGRGCGTQVLAILQHFLSRFHDLKWTSFCHCHPLTKQASEVFHDMEGVHVSDKVVAGNNPRIFSFSELYIGSNGFCEDEVLGSGGFGKVFRAVLPSDGTVVAVKCVAEKGEPFEKTFVAELVAVAQLRHRNLVRLRGWCVHEEQLLLVYDYMPNRSLDRILFRRPENSLLLGWERRRRIVGGLAAALYYLHEQLETQIIHRDVKTSNVMLDSHYNARLGDFGLARWLEHEIEIETKTNSIRHHQFRLAETTRIGGTIGYLPPESFQKRSMTTAKSDVFSFGIVVLEVVTGRRAVDLTYPDDQIILLDWIRRLSDEGKLLQVGDNRLPDGSYRLSDMERLIHLGLLCTLHNPHSRPNMKWIVETLSSQSSTRLPALPSFQSHPLYISLSSPSETGTDTTTTTTTTTTTTTNTTFSSSIYVTATGETIYATAENGRITETNSSNSSRRQQSSIFPMVQTPQEISYKEIASATNNFSESQRAAELDFGTAYHGFLDNGHHVLVKRLGMKTCPALRARFSNELQNLGRLRHRNLVQLHGWCTEQGEMLVVYDYLSNRLLSHLLFHLDNKKVHSTLHWRHRYNIIKSLASAILYLHEEWDEQVIHRNITSSAIIIDADMNPRLSSFALAEFLTRNEHGHHQVTDPTRSVRGIFGYMSPEYMESGEATPMADVYSFGMVVLEVVTGQMAVDFRWPGVLLVKRVRELAERKKPLEEMADWRLDGEHDQEELVRLIKLGMACTRSKPELRPSMGQIVSILDGNDKFFMEERQNKERREEWKQRNACSLSLIKRIQALGIQ, from the coding sequence atgcAGTGCCTCAACCGCATCTGCTTCATCTTACCCCCAGAGCTCAATGATATTCACCCTCTGGATCATCATGTTTCCACCGAGAAACAGAATCCCAATCGCGGTCGCGGTCGCGGGTGTGGCACCCAGGTTCTTGCCATTCTTCAACACTTCCTAAGCCGGTTTCATGACTTGAAATGGACTAGTTTTTGTCACTGCCACCCGCTAACGAAGCAGGCCTCCGAGGTGTTTCATGACATGGAAGGCGTGCACGTTTCTGACAAGGTCGTTGCTGGGAACAACCCCAGGATATTCAGTTTCTCCGAGCTCTATATAGGGTCCAACGGATTCTGTGAGGATGAGGTTCTTGGAAGTGGAGGCTTTGGGAAAGTTTTTAGAGCAGTTCTGCCCAGTGACGGGACGGTGGTCGCGGTGAAGTGCGTGGCGGAGAAGGGAGAGCCGTTTGAGAAAACTTTTGTGGCAGAATTGGTGGCGGTGGCTCAGCTGCGCCACCGTAATCTGGTTAGGTTGAGGGGATGGTGTGTTCATGAAGAGCAGTTGCTCCTTGTGTATGATTACATGCCCAATCGCAGCCTCGATAGGATACTTTTCCGGAGACCAGAGAATTCACTACTTCTTGGCTGGGAGAGGCGGAGGAGAATAGTTGGAGGCTTGGCCGCTGCACTTTATTATCTCCACGAGCAGTTGGAAACTCAGATCATACACCGGGATGTGAAGACCAGCAACGTGATGCTTGACTCCCATTACAATGCCCGGCTGGGTGACTTTGGACTGGCTCGGTGGCTGGAACacgaaattgaaattgaaaccAAGACCAATTCAATAAGGCATCATCAGTTTCGGTTGGCAGAGACCACCAGAATTGGTGGCACAATCGGGTATTTGCCCCCAGAGAGCTTCCAAAAGCGAAGCATGACCACTGCAAAATCTGATGTCTTCAGCTTTGGAATCGTAGTGTTGGAGGTGGTTACGGGACGGCGGGCAGTGGATCTCACATATCCAGATGATCAAATCATTTTGCTTGATTGGATCCGACGGCTGTCCGATGAGGGGAAGCTTTTACAGGTAGGGGATAATAGATTGCCAGACGGTTCTTACAGGCTATCTGACATGGAGCGTCTAATTCATCTGGGCCTCCTCTGCACACTCCACAACCCCCACTCACGACCCAACATGAAATGGATTGTAGAAACACTTTCTTCCCAATCTTCCACCAGGCTTCCTGCTCTCCCATCATTTCAATCCCACCCTTTGTATATCTCTTTATCTTCCCCAAGTGAAACCGGAACAGACACTACTACTactaccaccaccaccaccaccaccaccactaaTACCACATTCTCTTCATCCATCTATGTCACAGCCACAGGAGAAACCATATATGCCACAgcagaaaatggaagaattacCGAAACAAACTCTTCCAACAGCAGCCGCCGCCAGCAAAGCAGTATTTTCCCCATGGTCCAAACTCCACAAGAGATATCCTACAAGGAAATTGCCTCTGCAACAAATAATTTCTCAGAATCTCAGAGGGCGGCAGAATTGGACTTTGGAACTGCCTATCATGGCTTCCTTGACAACGGTCACCATGTTCTGGTGAAGCGGCTTGGCATGAAGACGTGCCCAGCACTGCGGGCACGTTTCTCAAATGAACTCCAGAACTTGGGGAGGCTCCGCCACCGGAACCTGGTACAGCTCCATGGATGGTGCACTGAGCAAGGAGAGATGCTTGTTGTCTATGATTACTTGTCAAATCGCCTACTGAGCCACCTCCTTTTCCACCTAGATAACAAGAAAGTCCATTCCACCCTGCATTGGCGTCACAGATACAACATTATCAAATCGCTAGCTTCCGCCATTCTTTATCTCCATGAGGAATGGGATGAACAAGTTATCCACAGAAACATTACCTCTTCTGCCATTATCATTGATGCTGACATGAATCCAAGGCTCAGTTCCTTTGCCCTAGCGGAATTCTTGACACGAAATGAGCATGGTCATCATCAAGTCACCGACCCAACCAGATCAGTCAGGGGGATTTTTGGTTACATGTCACCAGAGTATATGGAATCCGGAGAAGCAACTCCAATGGCTGATGTTTATAGCTTTGGCATGGTGGTGCTTGAAGTGGTTACCGGACAGATGGCAGTAGATTTCCGATGGCCTGGCGTGTTACTGGTGAAGAGGGTTCGTGAATTGGCTGAAAGGAAAAAGCCACTGGAGGAAATGGCTGATTGGAGGTTAGATGGAGAGCATGATCAAGAGGAACTGGTGAGACTGATTAAACTAGGAATGGCATGCACACGCTCCAAACCAGAATTAAGACCCAGTATGGGGCAGATTGTAAGCATACTTGATGGCAATGATAAATTCTTTATGGAAGAAAGGCAAAACAAGGAGAGAAGAGAAGAATGGAAACAAAGAAATGCTTGTTCTTTGTCGTTGATCAAGAGAATCCAGGCCCTAGGAATACAATAG